In one Culex quinquefasciatus strain JHB chromosome 2, VPISU_Cqui_1.0_pri_paternal, whole genome shotgun sequence genomic region, the following are encoded:
- the LOC6036700 gene encoding pickpocket protein 28, with protein sequence MLLDKDYPGWRKKPSCLLTFPLPLEPTPNKMQLFKNQAGWTHVFGQNYPLVRHTTVVHPFARKPIHPNKGKCSWRRIRPGLRRLFLEFCSNTTIHGWRNIEAAKSLLERAWWTIVLAMSVFGCAVLIQNVYHKWDQHPVIVSFDDTPTSVWSVPFPAITVCPEAKIRMEVMNFTDDFYTYFHSNETMSEMRQDQLMAVLQICDEFFHRFEAYQEKYPNNSMDVVKVFRKVSVRMDKTVIWCRQGGKLCAEDFTHSLTEEGICFTYNGLSQEDMFNDGVLHEEYRMNLASYNSDVEAHCVEEQGFKVVLHSPDEYPLPFAKYVLLPLDRDINIAIRPEIMVTASELASYSPIRRQCYFSHERELKFFRVYNQNNCELECLTNFTLARCGCVKFSMPRSAGTRVCSTAEQKCIMEAHHNMLKVLSESRMNNKLIVSACNCMSACSSINYLTEVTQTTYDYIETIGLRLTPLKPDAVKRLENMESSKVSVYFKGAEFIGSRRNEIFGLTDFIANCGGILGLCLGASFVSLVELLYYCVARPLQLVSKSTGRKRKVVIVQEKGYERY encoded by the exons ATGCTGCTCGATAAGGATTACCCTGGCTGGAGAAAAAAACCAAGCTGTTTGCTAACCTTTCCGCTTCCGC TCGAACCAACGCCAAATAAGATGCAACTTTTCAAGAATCAGGCCGGTTGGACGCACGTTTTCGGCCAAAACTACCCCCTAGTTCGGCACACCACCGTAGTCCACCCATTTGCCCGTAAACCCATCCACCCGAACAAGGGCAAGTGTAGCTGGCGTAGGATCCGTCCCGGGTTGCGACGACTGTTTCTGGAGTTCTGCTCCAACACTACGATCCACGGATGGCGCAACATTGAAGCGGCGAAATCACTGCTGGAACGCGCCTGGTGGACGATCGTGCTGGCCATGTCCGTGTTTGGCTGTGCCGTTTTGATTCAGAACGTGTATCACAAGTGGGACCAACATCCGGTGATTGTGAGCTTCGATGATACGCCCACTTCGGTGTGGAGTGTTCCGTTTCCGGCGATCACCGTGTGTCCGGAGGCGAAGATCAGAATGGAAGTGATGAACTTTACCGACGATTTCTACACGTACTTTCATAGCAACGAAACCATGAGTGAGATGAG ACAAGACCAACTGATGGCGGTTTTGCAGATTTGTGACGAATTTTTCCATAGATTTGAAGCCTATCAAGAAAAATATCCCAACAACTCGATGGACGTAGTGAAGGTGTTTAGGAAAGTTTCAGTACGGATGGATAAAACTGTAATTTGGTGCAGGCAAGGGGGCAAGTTATGCGCTGAAGACTTTACTCATAGCCTCACTGAGGAAGGAATTTGTTTCACCTACAATGGCTTATCGCAAGAGGACATGTTCAACGATGGTGTCCTGCATGAGGAGTACCG GATGAATCTGGCAAGCTACAACAGTGACGTCGAAGCCCATTGCGTTGAAGAGCAGGGATTCAAAGTGGTTCTGCACTCACCGGACGAATATCCACTTCCGTTTGCCAAGTACGTACTGCTGCCCCTAGATCGAGACATCAACATCGCAATCCGTCCAGAAATTATGGTCACAGCTTCCGAGCTGGCAAGCTACTCCCCGATCCGTCGGCAGTGCTACTTTAGCCACGAGCGTGAACTCAAGTTCTTTCGAGTGTACAATCAGAACAACTGCGAGCTTGAATGTCTCACCAATTTCACACTGGCCAGGTGTGGTTGCGTTAAGTTCTCGATGCCAAGATCTGCCGGCACTCGAGTTTGCAGCACAGCTGAACAAAAGTGTATCATGGAAGCACACCATAACATGCTCAAGGTGTTGTCCGAAAGCCGCATGAACAACAAGCTGATCGTTTCAGCTTGTAACTGCATGTCAGCCTGTAGCTCGATCAACTACCTAACCGAAGTAACTCAAACCACCTATGACTACATTGAAACCATCGGGCTGCGATTGACTCCCTTGAAACCAGACGCGGTCAAGCGGTTGGAAAA CATGGAATCGTCCAAAGTGAGCGTCTACTTCAAGGGGGCCGAGTTCATCGGGTCCCGTCGGAACGAAATCTTCGGCCTGACGGACTTTATCGCCAACTGTGGCGGCATCCTGGGACTCTGTCTGGGGGCAAGCTTTGTGAGCTTGGTAGAACTGCTGTACTACTGCGTCGCCCGGCCACTGCAGCTGGTGTCAAAGTCTACGGGGCGCAAACGAAAGGTCGTCATTGTGCAGGAAAAGGGCTATGAGCGATACTGA
- the LOC6036703 gene encoding pickpocket protein 28, producing the protein MYHFDWLEDQVREFPLLYRKPSPRKKSQPAPTVVHKELSSTKKLTKIRSGLKDLFMEFCRHSTIHGISHIGSRHRTLFEKFWWVAVFMLSMYGCGKLIDGMYRKWDENPVIVTFDEKVTPVWAIPFPAVTICSETKVVRSKVNFTELFLRFAYGEGVKLNQTELDLLLATLQLCDEWFFTRPEFDHKFDNYKTSESIVKILHQISLTPNDTMYHCWENGVPCKLSFTESITEEGICMTFNGLKSDEMFRTEYLHSDYEYRLETKSGAHWSLEDGYAAGSDVFSYPFRGMGSGFQAGMYVQLMSTKSDLEYHCRESQGFKVLLHAPGDYPQVSTKFIRVTLGRDIAVAVKPQIISTEEALHGYEPDRRQCLFNRERQLKFFRVYSQSNCELECLTNFTLLSCGCVPYWMPRSNQTRCCETYELKCVLTAQKNLMLLNAQTQIQQQPDNKNSCDCLPACNSIHYDAEITQSIFNFKETMKLRLGPANISYEDIVENKILSKLEIYFKDVQFITSKRTEMYGLTDFIASCGGILGLCMGVSLLSLVELLYFVTIRPIMLIKNTMRRKVKIVQVESFQ; encoded by the exons ATGTACCATTTCGACTGGTTGGAGGATCAAGTCCGAGAATTTCCCCTCCTGTACAGAAAACCTTCTCCCCGGAAGAAGAGCCAGCCAGCTCCAACGGTCGTCCACAAAGAGCTCAGTTCCaccaaaaaactaacaaaaattcGTTCCGGACTGAAAGATCTATTTATGGAGTTTTGCCGTCACAGCACGATCCACGGCATCAGCCACATTGGATCACGGCATCGAACGCTCTTCGAAAAGTTCTGGTGGGTGGCGGTGTTTATGCTGTCAATGTACGGCTGTGGTAAGCTGATCGACGGGATGTACCGCAAGTGGGATGAAAATCCCGTGATTGTAACGTTCGACGAGAAGGTCACCCCGGTTTGGGCAATCCCGTTTCCGGCCGTGACGATCTGCTCGGAGACGAAGGTCGTACGGAGCAAGGTGAACTTTACGGAGTTGTTTCTACGATTTGCTTACGGTGAAGGAGTGAAGCTGAATCAGACGGAGTTAGATCTGCTGCTGGCAACGCTGCAACTTTGTGACGAGTGGTTCTTTACGAGGCCGGAATTTGACCACAAGTTTGACAACTACAAGACAAGTGAAAGTATCGTAAAGATCCTTCATCAAATTTCCCTGACCCCGAACGATACCATGTACCATTGCTGGGAGAACGGTGTCCCGTGCAAGCTATCATTCACAGAGTCAATCACTGAGGAGGGAATCTGCATGACCTTCAACGGGTTGAAGTCTGATGAAATGTTCCGCACGGAGTACTTACATTCGGATTACGAGTATCGACTGGAAACGAAGAGTGGAGCACACTGGAGTTTGGAAGACGGTTATGCTGCTGGTTCTGATGTATTCAGCTATCCATTCAGAGGCATGGGATCGGGATTTCAAGCTGGCATGTACGTACAACTGATGAGCACAAAGAGCGACCTGGAGTACCACTGCCGGGAAAGTCAAGGCTTCAAAGTGCTACTGCACGCTCCTGGAGATTACCCCCAGGTCTCCACCAAGTTTATTCGAGTGACGCTGGGTCGAGACATTGCCGTGGCCGTCAAGCCGCAGATCATCAGCACGGAAGAAGCTCTTCATGGTTATGAGCCAGATCGTCGGCAGTGCTTGTTTAACCGCGAACGGCAGCTTAAGTTCTTCAGGGTGTACTCCCAATCAAACTGTGAGCTAGAATGTCTTACAAACTTCACCCTGCTGAGTTGTGGATGCGTGCCGTACTGGATGCCCAGATCGAACCAAACTCGATGCTGTGAAACGTACGAACTCAAGTGCGTGCTCACAGCTCAAAAGAATCTAATGCTGCTAAACGCCCAAACTCAAATCCAGCAACAGCCGGACAACAAAAACAGCTGCGACTGTCTACCTGCGTGCAACTCGATTCATTATGATGCCGAAATTACTCAATCGATCTTCAATTTTAAGGAGACGATGAAGCTACGACTTGGACCTGCGAACATCTCTTACGAGGATATTGTCGAAAA CAAAATTCTATCAAAATTGGAGATCTACTTCAAGGACGTTCAGTTCATCACTTCAAAGCGCACGGAGATGTACGGCTTGACCGACTTTATCGCTAGCTGTGGCGGAATTCTTGGACTGTGCATGGGCGTCAGCCTGCTTAGCTTGGTTGAGCTGTTGTACTTTGTTACGATTCGACCAATTATGCTGATCAAAAATACTATGCGGCGTAAGGTGAAGATCGTACAGGTCGAGAGTTTTCAATAG
- the LOC6036702 gene encoding pickpocket protein 28 gives MYQSDHIREFPLLYRNFTPAQKPAVIPVILQSKEVQPVSKWSKIRSGLQDLFMEFCRHSTIHGISHIGSRQRSLFEKFWWAFVFLLSMYGCAKLIDDMYRKWDENPVLVAFDEKATPVWNIPFPAITICPETKIQKNHVNFTDLFMRYAHGDRQGLDRTELNILLASLQLCNEWFFVRPEYDRIYEYSNLSESIVKTLQRISLRLDDIIYHCRLHNVPCKPLFSETITEEGICMTFNGLSSEEMFHKDHLHSDYEYLSETKVSENWTLERGYSSAANLSSYPYRVLGSGYQAGIKVHLMTTKNDLEYHCRESQGFKVLLHAPSDYPQVASKFIRVTLNRDIAVAVKPQIISTEAALYDYEPVRRQCYFNRERQLKFFRVYSQPNCQLECLTNFTLLLCGCVPYWMPRSSQTRFCETYEIRCALGAQQKLMLLNARNQIQHQSDKRIKCDCLPACNSIQYDAEITQTMFNFKETIKLRLGPINITYQDIVDNKLLSKLEVYFKDVQFITSKRTEMYGLTDFVASCGGILGLCMGVSLLSLVELLYFSTIRPFMLVKRTVQRQQKVVQVVGQGKKFCYG, from the exons ATGTACCAATCCGATCATATCCGCGAGTTCCCACTGCTGTACAGAAACTTCACACCAGCGCAGAAACCTGCAGTGATTCCGGTAATACTGCAAAGCAAAGAAGTCCAACCCGTCAGCAAGTGGAGCAAAATCCGTTCCGGGCTGCAGGATCTGTTCATGGAGTTTTGCCGTCACAGCACGATCCACGGCATCAGCCACATTGGATCGCGTCAACGCTCGCTCTTTGAGAAGTTCTGGTGGGCGTTCGTGTTCTTGCTGTCGATGTACGGCTGTGCGAAGCTGATCGACGACATGTACCGGAAGTGGGATGAAAATCCGGTTTTAGTGGCGTTTGACGAGAAGGCCACGCCCGTCTGGAACATTCCGTTTCCGGCGATAACGATCTGTCCGGAGACGAAGATTCAGAAGAATCATGTGAATTTTACGGATCTGTTTATGAGGTATGCCCATGGAGATCGTCAAGGACTTGACCGGACAGAGTTGAACATTCTTCTGGCGTCGCTACAGCTTTGCAACGAGTGGTTTTTCGTGAGACCAGAGTACGATCGTATCTATGAGTACTCTAATCTTAGCGAAAGTATCGTCAAAACTCTACAGCGAATATCACTAAGATTAGACGATATCATTTACCACTGTCGATTGCACAATGTTCCGTGCAAACCACTATTTTCCGAAACAATTACCGAGGAAGGGATCTGTATGACCTTCAACGGGTTAAGCTCTGAAGAAATGTTCCACAAAGATCATCTGCACTCGGACTACGAATATCTATCGGAAACTAAAGTCAGCGAAAATTGGACGCTTGAGCGAGGATACTCAAGTGCAGCAAATCTTAGCTCATATCCGTACAGAGTGCTGGGATCGGGATATCAAGCTGGAATTAAAGTTCATCTGATGACCACAAAAAACGATCTGGAGTATCATTGTCGCGAGAGTCAAGGGTTTAAAGTTTTGTTGCACGCTCCCAGCGATTACCCGCAGGTGGCCTCCAAGTTCATCCGAGTTACACTCAACCGAGACATTGCAGTGGCCGTCAAGCCTCAGATCATCAGCACGGAAGCTGCTCTCTATGACTATGAACCCGTCCGTCGCCAGTGCTACTTCAACCGGGAACGTCAGCTCAAGTTCTTTCGGGTGTATTCCCAACCAAACTGTCAACTGGAATGCCTCACAAACTTTACCCTTCTGCTTTGTGGGTGCGTACCGTACTGGATGCCCAGGTCGAGCCAAACTCGTTTCTGTGAAACGTACGAAATTCGCTGTGCTTTGGGAGCTCAACAAAAGCTGATGTTACTGAACGCCCGAAACCAAATCCAACATCAGTCGGACAAACGGATTAAATGCGACTGTCTACCTGCGTGTAACTCAATTCAGTACGATGCAGAAATTACTCAAACCATGTTCAACTTTAAGGAGACGATTAAGCTACGCCTTGGACCGATCAACATCACCTACCAGGACATCGTTGATAA CAAACTGCTCTCCAAATTGGAGGTCTACTTCAAGGACGTACAGTTCATCACATCGAAGCGCACGGAGATGTACGGCTTGACGGACTTTGTCGCCAGCTGTGGCGGAATTCTCGGGCTGTGCATGGGCGTCAGCTTGCTGAGCCTGGTGGAGTTGCTGTACTTTAGCACGATCCGGCCGTTTATGCTCGTCAAGAGGACCGTGCAGCGCCAGCAGAAGGTCGTGCAAGTTGTCGGCCAGGGTAAGAAGTTTTGCTATGGTTAG
- the LOC6036705 gene encoding pickpocket protein 28, translating into MIPVQPVFPKEPVEHNEAQQPSKVRSALKSLFKEFLSHSTIHGMNYIGMAKSALEHLWWMTVFVLSVAGCGLLIQQVYHKWDENPVIVSFDEQPTPVWKIPFPAVTICPEAQIKTDLFNFTECLHTEFHSSSILDQARQEQLMAVLQLCDSFFHTFKMYTENYPDVSPKIVSMLKNLSVTMEDTIKWCNYGKTFCREAFFQTLTDNGICYTYNGLSMKDMFNDGVLHARATGPATRYHIKVGSRIKDIESYCKEEQGFKLVLHSPDEYPVPSLKYVLLPLEQDITVALRPQILTTAKVLHSYTPKRRRCFFNNERKLKFFRYYNQNNCEVECLTNHTLATCGCVKFSMPRTEGTRVCGTPEMRCVLDAQSYLIQSLAKIKLKETVVVSKCNCMQACSTIEYQTEITQSKYNSWQTLALRSAPIVPNATQRVDETQTSKITIYFKGDEFLSMRRGELFGLTDFIANCGGILGLCLGFSLFSTVELAYYFIAKPVLLIRNSRKTEDNKPVW; encoded by the exons ATGATCCCTGTGCAACCAGTCTTTCCGAAAGAGCCCGTTGAACATAATGAGGCACAACAACCGAGCAAAGTTCGTTCTGCCTTGAAGTCACTTTTCAAGGAGTTTCTATCCCACAGTACAATCCACGGCATGAACTACATCGGAATGGCCAAATCCGCGCTAGAACACCTCTGGTGGATGACCGTATTCGTGCTGTCTGTGGCCGGCTGTGGACTGCTCATCCAGCAGGTCTACCACAAGTGGGACGAAAATCCGGTCATCGTGAGCTTCGACGAGCAGCCCACACCGGTCTGGAAGATTCCCTTCCCGGCTGTGACTATCTGTCCGGAGGCGCAGATCAAAACAGATTTGTTCAACTTTACCGAGTGTCTCCACACGGAGTTCCACAGCAGCAGCATTTTGGATCAAGCAAGGCAAGAGCAACTGATGGCGGTGCTGCAGTTGTGCGATTCGTTTTTCCATACTTTTAAAATGTACACGGAAAACTATCCAGATGTTTCACCAAAAATTGTTTCTATGTTGAAAAACTTATCAGTCACGATGGAGGACACGATCAAGTGGTGCAATTACGGCAAAACTTTCTGCAGAGAGGCTTTCTTTCAAACCCTAACAGACAACGGCATCTGCTACACGTACAACGGACTCTCCATGAAGGACATGTTCAACGACGGAGTTCTCCACG CGAGAGCTACAGGTCCAGCTACTAGATACCACATCAAGGTTGGAAGTCGGATCAAAGACATTGAATCGTATTGCAAGGAGGAGCAAGGATTCAAGTTGGTTCTTCATTCTCCGGACGAATATCCGGTACCGTCGCTCAAGTACGTCCTGCTTCCTCTGGAACAGGACATAACAGTTGCCCTTCGGCCGCAGATTCTGACCACGGCCAAAGTACTTCACAGTTACACCCCGAAACGGCGTCGATGTTTCTTCAACAATGAACGCAAGTTGAAGTTCTTTCGCTACTACAACCAGAACAACTGCGAGGTAGAGTGCCTTACGAACCACACCTTGGCCACCTGTGGGTGCGTAAAGTTCTCTATGCCTCGCACGGAGGGAACTCGAGTTTGTGGCACCCCGGAGATGCGTTGCGTCCTGGATGCCCAATCGTACCTGATACAATCGCTGGCTAAGATAAAGCTCAAAGAGACGGTCGTCGTCTCAAAGTGCAACTGTATGCAGGCCTGCAGCACGATCGAGTACCAAACCGAAATAACCCAGTCCAAGTATAATAGCTGGCAAACGTTGGCTCTTAGATCAGCTCCTATCGTTCCAAATGCAACGCAACGAGTTGATGA GACCCAGACCTCCAAGATTACCATTTACTTCAAGGGGGACGAATTTCTATCGATGCGTCGAGGCGAACTCTTTGGATTAACGGATTTCATCGCCAATTGTGGTGGTATTCTGGGGCTGTGCCTAGGTTTTAGCctgttcagcactgtggaactaGCGTACTACTTCATCGCTAAACCTGTCCTTTTAATTAGAAACAGTCGAAAGACTGAAGACAACAAACCAGTGTGGTAG
- the LOC6036704 gene encoding pickpocket protein 28: MFPAKLSKSRNPLTTLRKGIGNLFREYCSHSSIHGINYIGSAQRSRWERLWWVAMLILSIYGCTRLIQNIYYRWDHKPVIVSFDEKPTSVLQIPFPAVTICPETKFRPECLNFSALSEKFFEGNETGKDTVNEEEIQTLLSLIQICDRHYSHEPYQSMLAKYNLHGNIVETLRQLSPGKPKKVLFQCRMSMYSCVDWFKETLTDEGICYTLNLLPQKEIFRQENLHNDYHYSTSLYNTSSWSSDDGYDSRAGLLTYPRRILGSGFESGIYLQLQIPTSYEDYHCREAQGFKVLLHSPAEYPVTSKKFLRLTFSHEVTIVIKPEIMLTSKSLHSYTPSRRRCFFSHERKLQFFAIYNQANCELECLTNYTRKLCSCVRFSMPHHGRTKICESYQLECCIQAENEVQLLIANEGIGKESLSEDQCRCLPACNSIEFDTEITQTKYDFLKSYELRYKSRIPADVLKNITSINFAKLAIYFKQAQYMAMKRNELFGWTDFIANCGGVLGLCMGVSLLSLVELLYYCLVRPVLMLRQGRESPPVVAERIMTVRSLY, translated from the exons ATGTTCCCGGCAAAA CTATCAAAATCAAGAAACCCTCTAACCACTCTCCGCAAAGGAATCGGTAACCTCTTCCGAGAATATTGCTCACACAGTTCAATCCACGGCATCAACTACATCGGATCCGCGCAACGATCCCGCTGGGAACGCCTCTGGTGGGTCGCGATGCTCATCCTGTCGATCTACGGTTGTACCCGACTCATCCAGAACATCTACTACCGCTGGGATCACAAACCGGTCATTGTGAGCTTCGACGAGAAGCCCACGTCCGTGCTGCAGATTCCCTTCCCGGCGGTGACGATCTGCCCGGAGACAAAGTTCCGCCcggaatgtttgaatttttcggCACTGTCGGAGAAGTTTTTCGAAGGGAATGAAACAGGAAAGGATACCGTTAATGAAGAAGA GATTCAGACATTGTTGAGTTTGATTCAAATCTGCGATCGCCACTACTCTCACGAACCTTATCAGTCCATGCTGGCAAAGTATAACTTACACGGTAACATCGTGGAAACGCTACGGCAGTTATCCCCAGGAAAGCCCAAGAAAGTCTTGTTTCAATGCCGAATGAGCATGTACTCTTGTGTAGATTGGTTTAAGGAAACGTTAACAGATGAAGGAATCTGTTATACCTTGAATCTTCTACCGCAGAAAGAGATATTCCGGCAGGAGAATCTTCATAACGATTACCACTACTCTACAAGTTTGTACAATACGTCAAGCTGGTCTTCAGATGATGGGTACGATTCACGAGCAGGCCTTCTAACCTATCCGAGACGAATCCTAGGTTCAGGATTCGAATCAGGAATTTACCTGCAGCTTCAGATCCCAACATCTTACGAGGATTATCACTGTCGTGAAGCGCAAGGTTTCAAGGTATTGCTGCACTCCCCAGCAGAATATCCCGTAACTTCGAAGAAATTTCTCCGTCTGACGTTCAGTCACGAAGTTACAATCGTGATTAAACCAGAGATCATGCTTACGTCGAAATCATTGCACAGCTACACACCTTCCCGGCGCCGTTGCTTCTTCAGCCACGAACGGAAGCTCCAGTTCTTTGCGATCTACAACCAGGCCAACTGCGAGCTGGAATGCCTCACAAACTACACTCGGAAGCTATGCAGTTGCGTCCGGTTCTCGATGCCTCACCATGGAAGGACCAAAATTTGCGAAAGTTATCAACTAGAGTGTTGCATCCAGGCTGAGAATGAAGTTCAACTGCTGATCGCGAACGAAGGTATCGGAAAGGAATCGCTGAGCGAAGATCAGTGCCGTTGTCTACCCGCGTGCAACTCGATCGAGTTCGACACCGAGATCACCCAAACCAAGTACGATTTTCTCAAGTCGTATGAGCTTCGCTACAAATCACGAATCCCAGCGGATGTGCTGAAGAACATAACCAG CATAAACTTTGCCAAGCTGGCGATTTACTTCAAGCAGGCTCAGTACATGGCTATGAAGCGCAACGAACTGTTTGGCTGGACGGACTTTATTGCCAACTGTGGCGGGGTTCTGGGTCTGTGCATGGGAGTCAGCTTGCTCAGTCTCGTTGAGCTGCTGTACTACTGCCTGGTGCGCCCGGTTCTAATGCTTCGCCAAGGTCGCGAGTCCCCGCCGGTAGTAGCTGAGCGGATCATGACCGTGCGAAGCTTGTACTAA